A single window of Terriglobia bacterium DNA harbors:
- a CDS encoding zf-HC2 domain-containing protein: MKCKDALQQLTGYLDGNVDDELKHMLEVHLKCCHHCQVVYDTTKKTIELYCDGKLFPLPNRVRERLHDALRAKWETRSK, from the coding sequence GTGAAATGTAAAGATGCGCTCCAACAGCTTACGGGCTATCTCGATGGCAACGTGGACGATGAACTCAAGCACATGCTGGAAGTCCATCTTAAGTGCTGCCATCACTGCCAGGTGGTCTACGATACGACGAAGAAGACCATCGAGCTTTATTGTGACGGCAAGCTCTTTCCGCTTCCCAACAGGGTCCGTGAGCGGCTCCATGACGCTCTCCGCGCGAAGTGGGAAACCCGCTCCAAATAG